One genomic segment of Natrononativus amylolyticus includes these proteins:
- a CDS encoding NAD(P)-binding oxidoreductase, translating to MASTGERVLVAGANGGTGRELLAVLRPTDLEVRATTRSHANVDALERLGADEVAVVDFFRSADAVRAVEGCDIVCCALGAPPSPRHFLGGKLVDRTGVSNLVTAAIGAGVDRFVYQSAIGVGSSRKGMPLPGRLIVRGSLRAKGDSETTLRRSGLEYTIVRPGRLTDSPPSGEVLVGEGGDSVSGSIPRADVARVMAAAPFTPEARNRTLEVVSRDGLRGTPKHLAEIDWAVDRLGIEREAES from the coding sequence ATGGCTTCGACTGGCGAACGCGTCCTCGTCGCAGGTGCGAACGGGGGCACCGGCCGCGAACTGCTGGCTGTGTTGCGACCGACCGACCTCGAGGTGCGCGCGACGACCCGCTCACACGCGAACGTCGACGCGCTCGAGCGCCTCGGGGCTGACGAGGTGGCCGTCGTCGATTTCTTCCGGTCGGCCGACGCGGTTCGGGCCGTCGAGGGCTGTGACATCGTCTGCTGTGCGCTCGGAGCGCCGCCGAGCCCGCGTCACTTCCTCGGGGGCAAACTCGTCGACCGAACGGGGGTGAGCAACCTCGTGACCGCCGCGATCGGCGCGGGCGTCGATCGGTTCGTCTACCAGAGCGCGATCGGTGTCGGCAGCTCTCGAAAGGGGATGCCGCTGCCGGGCCGACTCATCGTTCGCGGTTCGCTCCGGGCGAAAGGCGACTCCGAAACGACGCTCAGGCGGTCGGGGCTCGAGTACACGATCGTTCGCCCCGGCAGGCTGACCGACAGCCCGCCGAGTGGCGAGGTGCTGGTCGGCGAGGGCGGCGACTCGGTCTCCGGTTCGATTCCCCGAGCCGACGTCGCCCGGGTGATGGCCGCAGCCCCGTTCACGCCGGAGGCGCGCAACCGCACGCTCGAGGTCGTCAGCCGCGACGGCCTCCGCGGAACGCCGAAACACCTGGCGGAGATCGACTGGGCGGTCGACCGTCTCGGAATCGAGCGGGAGGCCGAGTCGTAA
- a CDS encoding ABC transporter ATP-binding protein produces the protein MNARSPAREQNGKVALSAENLTKTYGRGAEGVRAVDGIDLEIGRGTAVGLLGPNGAGKTTTIKMLLGTVLPDEGSATVDGVDVIADPRAAYRSVGAMLEGARNVYWRLTVRENLRFFTRLAGRPLDAARIDELLESVGLVEKADVTVNELSRGMKQKASLACTLARETPIAFLDEPTLGLDVESSLELRRQLRRLVEEESRTVLLSSHDMDVIEDVCDRVVIMNDGRIVADDTVENLIEVFRTQAYRITLNGSLTADLRRQLAETYGAENWRLEGDRHRFDATRVQGEEFYAMMDVLRDSSAGLLAVESLEPDLEDVFLSVTAGSDDGAAFGGASR, from the coding sequence ATGAACGCTCGGTCACCGGCTCGCGAACAGAACGGGAAGGTCGCGCTGTCGGCCGAGAACCTGACCAAGACGTACGGACGGGGCGCGGAGGGTGTTCGCGCCGTCGACGGCATCGACCTCGAGATCGGGCGGGGGACCGCCGTGGGACTGCTCGGTCCAAACGGCGCCGGCAAAACGACGACGATCAAGATGCTGCTCGGGACGGTGCTCCCGGACGAGGGGTCCGCGACGGTCGACGGCGTCGACGTGATCGCCGATCCGCGAGCGGCCTATCGCTCCGTCGGCGCGATGCTCGAGGGTGCGCGCAACGTCTACTGGCGGCTCACGGTTCGCGAGAACCTGCGGTTTTTCACGCGGCTGGCCGGCCGCCCCCTCGACGCCGCCCGGATCGACGAATTACTCGAGAGCGTCGGGCTCGTCGAGAAGGCCGACGTCACGGTCAACGAGCTCTCGCGGGGGATGAAACAGAAGGCCTCGCTCGCCTGTACCCTTGCCCGCGAGACGCCGATCGCCTTCCTCGACGAGCCGACGCTCGGACTCGACGTCGAAAGCTCCCTCGAGCTTCGCCGGCAGCTCCGCCGGCTGGTCGAGGAGGAGTCGCGCACCGTCTTGCTCTCGAGTCACGACATGGACGTCATCGAGGACGTCTGCGACCGGGTCGTGATCATGAACGACGGGCGAATCGTCGCGGACGACACGGTCGAGAACCTGATCGAAGTCTTCCGAACGCAGGCGTATCGGATCACCCTCAATGGGTCACTGACTGCCGACCTGAGGCGCCAGCTCGCGGAGACGTATGGCGCAGAGAACTGGCGCCTCGAGGGGGATCGCCACCGTTTCGACGCGACGCGCGTTCAGGGCGAAGAGTTCTACGCCATGATGGACGTCCTCCGCGACTCGTCGGCTGGACTCCTCGCCGTCGAATCGCTCGAGCCAGACCTCGAAGACGTCTTCCTCTCGGTGACCGCCGGAAGCGACGACGGCGCGGCGTTCGGGGGAGCGAGCCGATGA
- a CDS encoding CBS domain-containing protein, with the protein MDVVSGESKPQVSEYMTRDVVTVSPDATVRDVATRIAESDEHSGFPVCDRRRVEGFVSARDLLLSDDDEPIFKVMTTDLIVAHPQMKVTDAARVILRSGIQKLPVVDDAGNLVGIISNADVIRSQIERATPEKVGKLMRTLENIHGIELHEERRTVPLAELTPTQGRVYADELEGRRYELEHGLAEPLVVIDNGGTLLLADGHHRVMAADRLEIDEMDAYVIVIDRKIDLGMARTAEKEDLRTLADVDIVDYARHPLVETTKRLQSGRE; encoded by the coding sequence ATGGACGTCGTGTCTGGCGAGAGCAAGCCCCAGGTCAGCGAGTACATGACCCGCGACGTCGTGACGGTCTCACCGGACGCGACCGTTCGCGACGTCGCAACCCGGATCGCAGAGAGCGACGAGCACAGCGGCTTTCCCGTCTGTGACCGTCGTCGCGTCGAGGGGTTCGTCAGCGCCCGCGACCTCCTGCTGTCCGACGACGACGAGCCCATCTTCAAGGTGATGACGACGGACCTGATCGTCGCCCACCCCCAGATGAAGGTGACCGACGCCGCGCGGGTGATCCTGCGATCGGGAATCCAGAAACTCCCCGTCGTCGACGACGCGGGCAACCTCGTCGGGATCATCTCCAACGCCGACGTCATCCGCAGTCAGATCGAACGCGCCACCCCCGAGAAGGTCGGGAAGCTGATGCGGACCTTAGAGAACATCCACGGGATCGAACTGCACGAGGAGCGCCGGACGGTTCCGCTGGCGGAACTGACCCCAACGCAGGGTCGGGTGTACGCCGACGAACTCGAGGGTCGGCGCTACGAACTCGAGCACGGGCTCGCCGAACCGCTGGTCGTCATCGACAACGGCGGCACGCTGTTGCTCGCCGACGGCCACCACCGGGTGATGGCCGCAGACCGCCTCGAGATCGACGAGATGGACGCCTACGTGATCGTCATCGACCGGAAGATCGACCTCGGGATGGCGCGGACCGCAGAGAAGGAGGACCTGCGCACGCTCGCAGACGTCGACATCGTCGACTACGCCAGACACCCGCTGGTGGAGACGACCAAGCGGCTGCAGTCCGGACGGGAGTAG
- a CDS encoding GerW family sporulation protein: protein MGTFEALVDRVTGSMTVRTAFGEPITVDGRTIVPVAKVGYGFGGGFGPNETDEPTTDAEERASADAEERTSADAEDGGFGAGGAVRPAGVIEITDEETRFVPVRQGRWRLAVAAALCGLAAGWFVGCRRSRNP, encoded by the coding sequence ATGGGGACGTTCGAGGCGCTCGTCGACCGGGTGACCGGGTCGATGACGGTTCGGACGGCGTTCGGCGAGCCGATCACCGTCGACGGACGGACGATCGTTCCCGTCGCGAAGGTCGGCTACGGGTTCGGCGGCGGGTTCGGACCGAACGAGACGGACGAGCCGACAACCGACGCCGAAGAACGGGCGTCCGCTGACGCTGAAGAGCGGACGTCCGCCGACGCCGAGGACGGCGGGTTCGGCGCTGGGGGCGCCGTCCGGCCTGCGGGAGTCATCGAAATCACCGACGAGGAGACGCGGTTCGTCCCGGTTCGGCAGGGACGGTGGCGGCTCGCGGTTGCCGCCGCGCTGTGCGGGCTCGCCGCCGGCTGGTTCGTCGGTTGCCGGCGGTCCCGGAATCCTTAA
- a CDS encoding DHH family phosphoesterase, which produces MVSRLVLGCGSVGQRIVERLPAREGRLLVIAANDRIVETLREENVPAQTADPTDPDVIANLEAPEVVFVASDRTDVNRTILDNVRERFPDAATVVYLGASPDPADRRHIEERADRVVDAKAAMIEAVLGKTASPSAENATALRRRLSGIDGKLAVVMHDNPDPDAIASAVALVDIAAAVGVDADACYFGEISHQENRAMVNLLELDLRNLSPEDSLAEYDAFALVDHSRPGVNDQLPSELHVDIVIDHHPPRGPVPGEFYDLREEAGATSTVLTEYIEQFDLEFDRRTATALLYGIRVDTNDFIREVSSIDFRAAALLLPHVDETVLEQVEQPTVDGETLETIARSIKNRVQQGSVVVASAGRITNRDALPQAADQLLTIEDVDTTLVYGFKDEMAFLSARSRASQVDLGETLRDAFDPIGSAGGHTDMAGAQLEVGILASTDDESQVESIVSVVEEVITDRFFEALRTRPGTPVGAYSRTSEWLFAPDETDGDGGESESA; this is translated from the coding sequence ATGGTTTCCCGGCTCGTCCTCGGGTGCGGGAGCGTCGGACAACGCATCGTCGAGCGACTGCCAGCCCGCGAGGGACGACTGCTCGTCATCGCGGCGAACGACCGGATCGTCGAGACGCTCCGCGAGGAGAACGTTCCGGCCCAGACCGCGGATCCGACCGACCCGGACGTCATCGCCAACCTCGAGGCGCCCGAGGTCGTCTTCGTCGCCAGCGACCGGACGGACGTCAACCGGACGATTCTCGACAACGTCCGCGAGCGGTTTCCGGACGCGGCGACGGTCGTCTACCTCGGCGCGAGCCCGGATCCGGCCGACAGGCGACACATCGAGGAGCGAGCCGATCGCGTCGTCGACGCGAAAGCGGCGATGATCGAGGCGGTTCTCGGCAAGACCGCCAGCCCGTCGGCGGAGAACGCGACCGCGCTGCGCCGACGGCTGTCCGGAATCGACGGTAAACTCGCCGTCGTCATGCACGACAACCCCGATCCGGACGCCATCGCCAGCGCGGTCGCCCTGGTCGACATCGCGGCGGCGGTAGGCGTCGACGCGGACGCCTGTTACTTCGGCGAGATCTCTCACCAGGAGAACCGGGCGATGGTCAACCTCCTCGAACTCGACCTGCGGAACCTCTCGCCCGAGGACTCGCTGGCGGAGTACGACGCGTTCGCGCTCGTCGATCACTCCCGGCCGGGCGTCAACGACCAGCTCCCGTCGGAGCTCCACGTCGACATCGTCATCGACCACCACCCACCACGGGGACCGGTTCCGGGGGAGTTCTACGACCTCCGCGAGGAGGCCGGCGCGACGAGCACGGTGCTCACGGAGTACATCGAACAGTTCGACCTCGAGTTCGACCGCCGGACGGCGACCGCGCTGCTGTACGGGATTCGAGTCGACACCAACGACTTCATCCGCGAGGTCTCCTCGATCGACTTCCGGGCGGCCGCCCTGCTGTTACCCCACGTCGACGAGACCGTCCTCGAGCAGGTCGAACAGCCGACCGTCGACGGCGAGACGCTCGAGACGATCGCGCGGTCGATCAAGAACCGCGTTCAGCAAGGATCCGTCGTCGTCGCCAGCGCGGGCCGGATCACGAATCGGGACGCGCTCCCGCAGGCGGCCGACCAGCTCCTGACGATCGAGGACGTGGATACGACGCTCGTCTACGGCTTCAAAGACGAGATGGCGTTTCTCTCGGCGCGCTCGCGTGCGAGCCAGGTCGATCTCGGCGAGACGCTGCGGGACGCGTTCGACCCGATCGGCAGCGCGGGCGGACACACCGACATGGCGGGCGCCCAGCTCGAGGTCGGGATCCTCGCGAGCACGGACGACGAGAGCCAGGTGGAGTCGATCGTCAGCGTCGTCGAGGAGGTGATCACCGACCGGTTCTTCGAGGCGCTTCGAACCCGTCCCGGGACGCCCGTCGGCGCCTACAGCCGGACCAGCGAGTGGCTGTTCGCACCCGACGAGACCGACGGCGACGGCGGGGAGTCCGAATCGGCGTGA
- a CDS encoding NADH-quinone oxidoreductase subunit N gives MVAFELPQWTALAPALLLALTALVLFVFDSINPRSTNRPVVAGIATVGSLASLAVAVWFIVVGVGDPDRGGVIDVFGGQFVVDQMALFFMVVVSVVTALVAVASYDYMRDHAYQAEYYSLIVLAATGMATMSAANSLVTIFIALELASLPSYALVAILKNNRGSVEAGLKYFLIGALSSAIMVYGISLIYGATGHLQLEAIADNLDAAEEFGGILGLGILMLIGGFAFKTASVPFHFWAPEAYEGAPAPVSAFLSSASKAAGFVIAFRVFTEAFPLAETTAVIGVDWTLAFIILAVVTMTVGNFAAATQENVKRMLAYSSVGHAGYALIGLAGLGAGSELVLGAAMMHLLVYGFMNTGAFLFVALAEYWGVGRTFEDYNGLSVQAPIACVALAIFMFSLAGIPPFGGFWSKYFLFVGALEAGLFIVAAALVVNSALSLYYYSRLVKAVWIEEPVLERESLAQPTGLYAAIVVAAVMTVVLLPGFGPVVDVAIDAAATMLG, from the coding sequence ATGGTGGCGTTCGAGCTCCCACAGTGGACCGCGCTCGCGCCGGCGCTGTTGCTGGCGCTGACGGCGCTCGTCCTGTTCGTCTTCGACAGCATCAACCCGCGTTCGACGAACCGGCCGGTCGTCGCCGGTATCGCTACCGTCGGCTCGCTCGCCTCCCTCGCCGTCGCCGTCTGGTTCATCGTCGTCGGCGTCGGCGACCCCGACCGCGGCGGCGTCATCGACGTCTTCGGCGGCCAGTTCGTCGTCGACCAGATGGCGCTGTTCTTCATGGTGGTCGTGAGCGTCGTCACCGCCCTCGTGGCGGTCGCGAGCTACGACTACATGCGCGATCACGCCTACCAGGCGGAGTACTACTCGCTGATCGTGCTCGCGGCGACCGGGATGGCGACGATGTCCGCCGCGAACAGTCTCGTGACGATCTTCATCGCCCTCGAGCTGGCGAGCCTGCCGTCGTACGCGCTGGTCGCGATCTTGAAGAACAACCGCGGCAGCGTCGAGGCCGGCCTGAAGTACTTCCTGATCGGCGCGCTGTCGTCTGCGATCATGGTGTACGGGATCAGCCTCATCTACGGGGCGACCGGCCACCTGCAGCTCGAGGCGATCGCCGACAACCTCGATGCTGCAGAGGAGTTCGGCGGCATCCTCGGCCTCGGCATCCTGATGTTGATCGGTGGGTTCGCGTTCAAGACCGCGAGCGTGCCGTTTCACTTCTGGGCGCCGGAGGCCTACGAGGGCGCGCCGGCACCGGTCTCGGCGTTTCTCTCGTCGGCCTCCAAAGCTGCTGGCTTCGTGATCGCGTTCCGCGTGTTCACAGAGGCGTTCCCGCTCGCCGAAACGACGGCTGTGATCGGCGTCGACTGGACGCTGGCGTTCATCATCCTCGCGGTCGTCACGATGACGGTCGGGAACTTCGCCGCTGCGACCCAGGAGAACGTCAAGCGGATGCTCGCGTACTCCTCGGTGGGACACGCCGGCTACGCGCTGATCGGCCTCGCCGGTCTCGGTGCCGGGAGTGAACTCGTCCTCGGTGCGGCGATGATGCACCTGCTCGTCTACGGCTTCATGAACACGGGTGCGTTCCTGTTCGTCGCCCTGGCGGAGTACTGGGGCGTCGGCCGCACGTTCGAGGACTACAACGGCCTCTCCGTGCAGGCGCCGATCGCCTGCGTCGCGCTGGCGATCTTCATGTTCAGCCTCGCCGGAATCCCGCCCTTCGGCGGCTTCTGGAGCAAGTACTTCCTGTTCGTGGGAGCGCTCGAGGCCGGCCTGTTCATCGTCGCCGCCGCGCTGGTGGTCAACAGCGCGCTGTCGTTGTACTACTACTCGCGGCTGGTGAAGGCCGTCTGGATCGAAGAACCGGTCCTAGAGCGCGAATCGCTGGCCCAACCGACCGGTCTCTACGCGGCGATCGTCGTCGCCGCCGTCATGACCGTCGTCCTGCTGCCGGGCTTCGGTCCGGTCGTCGACGTGGCGATCGACGCCGCGGCGACGATGCTTGGTTGA
- a CDS encoding ABC transporter permease has protein sequence MNPAAGLVAAVFEKQLILLRRYWINTAMMLVSTYVFFAMIFYGGQAVAGPAIGEGTLDGIVVGFFLFTATVSAYFGIAGNVMREAQWGTLEQLAMSPFGIGRVMAVKAVWNVSISVGIGLVLLVVMVATTGRTLHLDPVTVVTLAVLSILSVVGIGFVFAGLSLLYKRIENASQLMQFVFIGLIVAPAADGRPLLAALPLTQGSAMLTEAMAADTRLWEFPAADLAVLAAVGVGYLLAGYVVFHLLVRRARTLGVLGHY, from the coding sequence ATGAACCCCGCAGCCGGTCTCGTCGCGGCGGTGTTCGAGAAGCAGTTGATCCTGCTCAGACGGTACTGGATCAACACCGCGATGATGCTCGTCTCGACGTACGTCTTCTTCGCGATGATCTTCTACGGCGGGCAGGCAGTCGCCGGGCCCGCGATCGGAGAGGGGACGCTCGACGGTATCGTCGTCGGCTTCTTTCTGTTCACCGCGACGGTGTCGGCGTACTTCGGCATCGCCGGAAACGTGATGCGGGAGGCCCAGTGGGGGACGCTCGAGCAGCTCGCGATGTCTCCGTTCGGCATCGGACGGGTGATGGCGGTCAAGGCGGTGTGGAACGTCTCGATCAGCGTGGGCATCGGGCTGGTCCTGCTGGTCGTCATGGTGGCGACGACCGGCCGCACGCTCCACCTTGACCCGGTAACCGTCGTGACCCTCGCCGTCCTCTCGATTCTCTCGGTCGTCGGAATTGGATTCGTCTTCGCCGGCCTCTCGCTTCTGTACAAGCGGATCGAGAACGCCTCCCAGCTGATGCAGTTCGTGTTCATCGGTCTGATCGTAGCCCCGGCCGCCGACGGTCGTCCGCTCCTCGCGGCGCTGCCGCTGACGCAGGGGAGCGCGATGCTGACCGAAGCGATGGCCGCGGACACCCGGCTCTGGGAGTTCCCGGCGGCCGACCTCGCCGTTCTCGCCGCCGTCGGAGTCGGCTACCTGCTCGCCGGCTACGTCGTCTTCCACCTCCTCGTCCGGCGGGCGAGAACGCTCGGCGTGCTGGGTCACTACTGA
- a CDS encoding complex I subunit 4 family protein yields MMIEALIAVALIGALVTFVAPNRIAGKLAFGISLIPAALSLWMFAVFDGSGNALLDGDLAFESQMEWIQLGEYSISWLVGLDGISLPLVVLTTVLTSLAIMSSWTPIDERESQFYGLVLFIEANLIGVFAALDFFVWFIFWEAVLIPMYLLIGIWGGPRRKYAAIKFFVYTNVASLVMFGAFIALIFGLDVGSFALPEIADAMLDGGPDGFAGISGSALASIAFVALFLGFAVKVPVVPFHTWLPDAHVEAPTPASVLLAGVLLKMGTYALLRFNFTMFPEEVAAFAIPIAAIAAISVIYGAMLALAQTDLKRIVAYSSVSSMGYVILGLVAYTQFGVGGATFQMVSHGLISGLMFMAVGVIYNATHTRIVSDMSGMADKMPVAVGILIAGAFGYMGLPLMSGFAAEYFIFFGAFGSEVLEYAPVFTAIAMFGIVIVAGYLLFAMQRTLFGPYRLETDYEVSRAPLHDIAPMFVLLGLIIALGVAPELIFEMITDAVDPILELGGDA; encoded by the coding sequence ATGATGATTGAAGCACTGATCGCAGTTGCACTGATCGGCGCGCTCGTGACGTTCGTCGCGCCGAATCGCATCGCAGGGAAGCTCGCGTTCGGCATCAGCCTGATCCCGGCCGCGCTCTCGCTGTGGATGTTCGCCGTCTTCGACGGCAGCGGAAACGCCTTGCTCGACGGCGACCTCGCCTTCGAGTCCCAGATGGAGTGGATCCAGCTGGGCGAGTACTCGATCTCGTGGCTCGTCGGCCTCGACGGGATCAGCCTCCCGCTGGTCGTGCTGACGACGGTACTCACGTCGCTCGCGATTATGAGCTCGTGGACGCCGATCGACGAGCGCGAGTCGCAGTTCTACGGGCTCGTGTTGTTCATCGAGGCGAACCTGATCGGCGTCTTCGCGGCGCTCGACTTCTTCGTCTGGTTCATCTTCTGGGAGGCCGTGCTCATCCCGATGTACCTGCTGATCGGGATCTGGGGCGGACCCCGCCGGAAGTACGCCGCGATCAAGTTCTTCGTCTACACGAACGTGGCGTCGCTGGTGATGTTCGGTGCGTTCATCGCGCTCATCTTCGGTCTCGACGTCGGGAGCTTCGCGCTCCCCGAGATCGCTGACGCGATGCTCGACGGTGGCCCCGACGGCTTCGCCGGTATCAGCGGCAGTGCGCTGGCGTCGATCGCGTTCGTCGCGCTGTTCCTCGGGTTCGCGGTCAAGGTTCCAGTCGTCCCGTTCCACACGTGGCTGCCGGACGCTCACGTCGAGGCGCCGACGCCCGCGTCGGTGCTGCTGGCCGGCGTCCTGCTGAAGATGGGGACCTACGCGCTGCTCCGGTTCAACTTCACCATGTTCCCCGAGGAGGTCGCGGCCTTCGCGATCCCGATCGCGGCGATCGCCGCGATCAGCGTCATCTACGGCGCGATGCTCGCGCTGGCCCAGACCGACCTCAAACGGATCGTCGCCTACTCCTCGGTTTCCTCGATGGGGTACGTCATCCTCGGTCTCGTCGCCTACACCCAGTTCGGCGTCGGCGGCGCGACGTTCCAGATGGTCTCACACGGCCTCATCTCGGGGCTGATGTTCATGGCCGTCGGCGTCATCTACAACGCGACGCACACGCGCATCGTCTCGGACATGTCCGGGATGGCCGACAAGATGCCGGTCGCGGTCGGCATCCTCATCGCCGGGGCGTTCGGCTACATGGGGCTTCCCCTCATGTCCGGGTTCGCCGCGGAGTACTTCATCTTCTTCGGGGCCTTCGGCTCCGAGGTGCTCGAGTACGCGCCGGTGTTCACGGCGATCGCGATGTTCGGCATCGTCATCGTCGCCGGCTACCTGCTGTTTGCGATGCAGCGCACGCTGTTCGGCCCGTACCGCCTGGAAACCGACTACGAGGTGAGCCGCGCCCCGCTCCACGACATCGCGCCGATGTTCGTGTTGCTCGGGCTGATCATCGCACTGGGCGTCGCTCCCGAACTGATCTTCGAGATGATTACCGACGCAGTCGATCCGATCCTCGAGCTCGGAGGTGACGCCTGA